Sequence from the Candidatus Kryptoniota bacterium genome:
ACTGAAGCATTGCGCCCGTCGCCACCAGATCTATCCCGTTCGTCATGGAAAAGTAGACCTTAGCCTGGGAAGCACCGTCTCCAATACCTTGCTTGCACCAGCCGGAGGTTTGCTGGTAAAGCGGATCAAACTCAATCTCGCTTTCCAACACCGTAAGCGAGTTGTTGAATCCCTTCCATGGCGCATAATGATAACTGCCAGTTAGAGAAACCGAGAGCCTGTCTAGGAATGATCCCGTAGCAATGCTATCCTGCGCGAGCAGTCTGCCGCCCGCGATGAACATCAGGGGAAATACAAACCATCCAAATCGCTTACCCATTGCCCTTCCCTTGCATCGGAAAAGTATATGGGACTCAAGTCAGATGCAAGTCAAAATTGGAGTTTTCGTGATAGACTTGATTTCGGGGAACCATTCTACAGCGATGAACGCCGATCCTTATTTCCAGATTTCTACTTCGAATACTCCCGACGAGGTTGCGACACCCCGAAACATTCCGGAGGTGTTGAAGTCCATCGCGTAATTGCCGTCCTTGTCGACAGCAATCACGCCGCCGTCGCCAGGATCGAGCACACCATGGATCACCTGGTGAACGGCATCTTCTAGAGACATACCTGCGTACCTCATCATCGCTGAAATGTTGAATGCCACGGCGTGCTTGATGAACTTCTCGCCCCAGCCTGTTCCGGAAACCGCGCACGTCTGATTGTCCGCATATGTACCATCACCGATAAGAGGTGAATCGCCGATCCGTCCGGGTAATTTTCCCGTCATTCCGCCCGTGGAAGTCCCTGCCGCGAGATTGCCGTATTCATCAAGCGCGACACATCCTGTCGTGCCGTGCTTTCCTTCTTTTTGTTCTTTCAGATATTCCTGAAGCTGTTTCATCCTAACCACAGTATCAAAATAACTGTTCGGCACCAATTCAACCCCGACACTTTTCGCAAAGTCCTCGGCTCCCTGGTAGGCAAGAAGTACGTGCGGAGTCTTCTCCATCACAAGTCTGGCAAGTGATATCGGATGTGCGATATGCTCGACTCCCGCAACAGCGCCGCAGGATAGATCGCGCCCGTCCATTATCGCGGCATCGAGCTCGTGCGTGCCCGCGGAAGTGTAAACCGCTCCTATTCCGGCATTGAAATGAGGATCTTCCTCGAAGTACCTGAGGACTTTCTCGACTGCGTCCAGACTGGTGCCGCCGTTTCGAAGCACGTCCCTACCGATATCGAGCGCTTTTCTCAACCCCGCATAGTATTCCTGTTTGATGGAATCGGGCATGGATTCCGGAATTGTTCCAGCGCCGCCGTGGATGACAATCGTGTACCTTTCACTCTTTTCCTGAGCCGGCGAAGAAACACTGCCGAATAAAAGTAATGCGGCGGCTATCGCCGCGAAGAAAATGATTCGTGATTTCATTTTATTTTCCTTCCGCCCGGTTGGTCGCAGCAGATTTTCCAAGCCTGCTGTGCCATCTCCCGTAAGTAAAATATATTGTAAGTCCGATTACGAGCCACAAGACAAATCGGATCCATGTGATAAGAGGAAGTCCCGCCATCAGGATCAGACATCCGGCGACGCCGAGGACCGGAGTGATAGGTACAAGGGGCACGCGGAATTTCCTCGGCCGGTCCGGCTCTTTGACCCGCAGTATCATTATGCCGATGCAGACCAGGACAAACGCGAAGAGAGTCCCGATATTTGTGAGCTGGACAATTTCATCTATATTCGCAATTGCGGCAAAGAAAGCCACGAAAATTCCAGTCAGAATCGTCGTGACGTGCGGAGTGCGATACTTAGGATGTATCTTGCTGAACCACGGTCCGAGGAGTCCGTCTCTCGACATCGCCATCAATATTCTCGGCTGCCCGAGCTGGAAGACCAGCAAAACGGCGGTCATCGCTATCACTGCGCCAAACGCAAGGATGCCCGCCGCCCAGTCTTCCTGTGCGAAGTGAAGCGCCGCCGCCAACGGATCGGCAACACCGACGAGTTTCGAGTATGGGATCATCCCCGTCAGCACAAGGGCCGACGCGATATACAAGATGGTACAAACCAGAAGTGACCAGAGAATTCCCCGCGGCATGTCTCGGGCCGGGTTCTTGCATTCCTCCGCCGCTGTAGACACCGCATCAAAACCGATGTACGCGAAGAATATCAGGGACGCACCCGTCCAGACTCCGCTCAGCCCCCCGGGGAAGAATGGATGCCAGTTTGCCGGTTTGACGTACATTGCCCCGACGGCGACAAAAAACAAAATTGTACAAACCTTGAGAACGACGATTATGTTGTTGAACCTGGCAGATTCCTTGACGCCGATTACGAGGAGCCAGGTTATGAAGGCCGTGATAACAATTGCGAGAAGATTACAGACTATGGGGATTCCGAATAGGATGGGGTGATTGAGATACGCCTGGTAAGCAATCGTTGCCTCAGGGCCGAGCGACGAGATGCCCGATTCTGCGACCGCCTTTGCGGCGAAAAGTGTAGAACGATAATCGGTCGCCATCCACGCCGGAATGTGAACTCCGAATCCTAGCATTAACTGTCGGAAGTACGCCGCCCAGGAGATTGCGACCGCGATGTTGCCGACGGCATATTCGAGAATCAGGTCCCAGCCGATGATCCAGGCGATGATCTCGCCGAGAGTAGCATAACTGTATGTGTACGCAGATCCGGCAATGGGTACGAGGCTCGCGAACTCGGCATAGCAGAGCGCACAGAAGCCGCACGCTACCGCCGTCATCAAGATCGAAATAGAAACGCCCGGACCTGCGGGGGGAATACCGTTGCCGCCGGCCGTAGCGGAGCCGAGGACCGCGAATATTCCTGCACCAATAATAGCGCCGATTCCAAGAGCAGTCAGGTCGACTGCAGTAAGACTTCTCTTGAGTTTGTACTCGGGTTTCTCGCTGTCTGCGAAGATGTCATCAAGATTCTTTGTACGGAATAGACTCATCTAAAAACCTCGCGCATTACGGTGCTCCTCTCATGGCCGACAATCTATGGACAGAAGCGTATAAATGCAATTTCACTGCGTGCTGAAATGGAATAACATTCCGAGCGCGCTAATAAAAAAAGGAAGGCCGCCCCGAGGGCGGCCTTCCCGTTCATTTGTGGTGCATGCCGAAAGTGGGGTTATTTCAACAAAAGCATTTTCTGTTTGAACTCCCTGTCTCCAGCATGGAGAATCAGGAAGTAGACGCCGGATGAAAAGCGGTCCGCATTGAAGACGGCCTTGTAGTTACCGGGTTTCATTTTTGCGTCCATCAGCAGCGCGACACGCTGGCCAAGCACGTTGTAGACTGCGATATGTACCTGCGCATCCTTTGGCAGACCGAATTCAATCGTGGTCGTCGGATTGAACGGGTTCGGATAGTTGTTGCGCATGTAGAAGTCTTTCGGAATTCCGTTCGGTCTGTCTTTCACAGCGACGATAATCGTGTGAATAACCTTATTCGAATCGACCGGCACGATCTCATATCCGCCGGTCACGACGCTCGCGCCGGAAGAATACTGGTTGACTATGCCCGTAATCCTTACAGGATACGCGCGCTCAAGCGAGGCGCCGACATCTGTGCTGCTATTCAAGTAAACAGCCGCAGTGTCACTGCTGTCGGCATCGACAAACGAGAGGGTCTGGCCCGCCCCCCAGGTTCCTGCGATCTTGTAGAGCGTATCGACCGTGATCAGCTCTCCTTCATACGAATCAGGAGCCAATAGATACTGATGCAGTGTTACGACCTTCGGCTGAGGCGCCGCTGCTCCGTGCTTCAGGTATCCAAAGTACACCGAATCCGGCTGGAGCGGTATTATTTCTGTTAAACCTCTGTATTGAGCCACTGTCCCGACGACAGAGACGGAATCGCCGACGCTGAAAGACCGACCGAGCGTTCCATTATAGAACACATCTATTCCTGCCCCGGCGTCCTGTATGAAGTATGAAGTCACTGAGGCCGAGAGGTTCGGAGAAGTTACAACTCCATAAACCTGCAGTGTGTCGCCCAGGTTGTCGGGGATCAGATCGCTGTTGGCATCCTTTCTTGCGTTGGCAATCGAGGAGACGGGCTCCTGTGGAGCAATCACCCCGTTGAACGACCATCTCGGATCGCCGATGACTTTTCCGTCCGTCCCTGCCGCTGACAGATTGATGTCCGCGGTGTAGGAACAATTGAGAGTATCGAAGTAATACTCGACGTGGTGACGCTCGAAATCGTAGGTCCAGTTCCAGATCGGGCTGACATTGAGAGTCGGCTTATTCTTGTTGTCCAGACTCTTGTTTAGAACCCATCTGATCAAGTCTGTCATGAGTGCGGGTGCCTTCGTGAGATGCACCTGACTGATGGGGATGAATGTCTTGACAGTGTCTTTGCCCTGTGAAGCCAGGAGCGCATTCATATTCCAGGTCAGGAAAGGCGGTCCCTGTCTGTGGTAGTACGGTCCCGCATAAACAGCGTCGTTCGGCGGACCGAGCGCAAGCATTGCCGCGCCAGAATCCGTGGAGGTATAATAATTATTCTGGATGTTCCACACCGCCGCGTTGTTCTTGTTTGTCATTACCCATGTCATTCTCGGGAG
This genomic interval carries:
- a CDS encoding isoaspartyl peptidase/L-asparaginase; its protein translation is MKSRIIFFAAIAAALLLFGSVSSPAQEKSERYTIVIHGGAGTIPESMPDSIKQEYYAGLRKALDIGRDVLRNGGTSLDAVEKVLRYFEEDPHFNAGIGAVYTSAGTHELDAAIMDGRDLSCGAVAGVEHIAHPISLARLVMEKTPHVLLAYQGAEDFAKSVGVELVPNSYFDTVVRMKQLQEYLKEQKEGKHGTTGCVALDEYGNLAAGTSTGGMTGKLPGRIGDSPLIGDGTYADNQTCAVSGTGWGEKFIKHAVAFNISAMMRYAGMSLEDAVHQVIHGVLDPGDGGVIAVDKDGNYAMDFNTSGMFRGVATSSGVFEVEIWK
- a CDS encoding amino acid permease produces the protein MSLFRTKNLDDIFADSEKPEYKLKRSLTAVDLTALGIGAIIGAGIFAVLGSATAGGNGIPPAGPGVSISILMTAVACGFCALCYAEFASLVPIAGSAYTYSYATLGEIIAWIIGWDLILEYAVGNIAVAISWAAYFRQLMLGFGVHIPAWMATDYRSTLFAAKAVAESGISSLGPEATIAYQAYLNHPILFGIPIVCNLLAIVITAFITWLLVIGVKESARFNNIIVVLKVCTILFFVAVGAMYVKPANWHPFFPGGLSGVWTGASLIFFAYIGFDAVSTAAEECKNPARDMPRGILWSLLVCTILYIASALVLTGMIPYSKLVGVADPLAAALHFAQEDWAAGILAFGAVIAMTAVLLVFQLGQPRILMAMSRDGLLGPWFSKIHPKYRTPHVTTILTGIFVAFFAAIANIDEIVQLTNIGTLFAFVLVCIGIMILRVKEPDRPRKFRVPLVPITPVLGVAGCLILMAGLPLITWIRFVLWLVIGLTIYFTYGRWHSRLGKSAATNRAEGK
- a CDS encoding T9SS type A sorting domain-containing protein — its product is MISRRYYWLILLLLTLPVTVRSQDLVIEDYYATSGFGAGQFLNAVIASDTSSAEFKAGTRVYVLHKDGVYAVNAAFTFSAGVNVSFRAEYGGTGHYDPTVYFFPAPPSATNPPGQMLNLSGNSTLKMTHIIVTGYEESIDTLLKYSNTMILRTLSTGTNNRIIIDSCIMKTIAGQIIRTEGATSYIKITNSIFADMGHPTSNFGAGKFIDLRNVRADTVMIQNCTFVNLYDRVIRHYQATSANCIKNFIFDHNTVINDMSYHGFLSLGTVDSSGTGTLQITNNLLIDHFALGEDTAYVRQVEFSDPAENDPTNNLPRMTWVMTNKNNAAVWNIQNNYYTSTDSGAAMLALGPPNDAVYAGPYYHRQGPPFLTWNMNALLASQGKDTVKTFIPISQVHLTKAPALMTDLIRWVLNKSLDNKNKPTLNVSPIWNWTYDFERHHVEYYFDTLNCSYTADINLSAAGTDGKVIGDPRWSFNGVIAPQEPVSSIANARKDANSDLIPDNLGDTLQVYGVVTSPNLSASVTSYFIQDAGAGIDVFYNGTLGRSFSVGDSVSVVGTVAQYRGLTEIIPLQPDSVYFGYLKHGAAAPQPKVVTLHQYLLAPDSYEGELITVDTLYKIAGTWGAGQTLSFVDADSSDTAAVYLNSSTDVGASLERAYPVRITGIVNQYSSGASVVTGGYEIVPVDSNKVIHTIIVAVKDRPNGIPKDFYMRNNYPNPFNPTTTIEFGLPKDAQVHIAVYNVLGQRVALLMDAKMKPGNYKAVFNADRFSSGVYFLILHAGDREFKQKMLLLK